A genomic region of Streptomyces sp. NBC_00247 contains the following coding sequences:
- the thyX gene encoding FAD-dependent thymidylate synthase yields the protein MSDTPEPAKPSFRSDVTVELVKHAAGDADVLFAARVSTAGEQSLEEVTKDPERSKGLINYLMRDRHGSPFEHNSMTFFISAPIFVFREFMRHRVGWSYNEESGRYRELQPVFYVPGESRKLVQQGRPGKYEFVDGTEAQADLTARAMEDSYRQAYDAYQEMLAAGVAREVARAVLPVGLFSSMYATCNARSLMHFLGLRTQHELATVPSFPQREIEMVGEQMEEHWARLMPLTHAAFNKNGRVAP from the coding sequence GTGAGCGACACCCCCGAGCCCGCGAAGCCCAGTTTCCGCAGTGATGTCACCGTCGAACTGGTCAAACACGCCGCAGGCGACGCAGACGTCCTGTTCGCCGCCCGCGTGTCGACCGCGGGGGAGCAGTCGCTGGAGGAAGTCACCAAGGACCCGGAGCGTTCCAAGGGTCTCATCAATTATCTGATGCGCGACCGTCACGGCAGTCCTTTCGAGCACAACTCGATGACGTTCTTCATCAGCGCCCCGATCTTCGTGTTCCGCGAGTTCATGCGACACCGGGTCGGCTGGTCGTACAACGAGGAATCGGGCCGCTACCGGGAGCTCCAGCCCGTCTTCTACGTCCCCGGCGAGTCCCGCAAGCTGGTTCAGCAGGGCCGCCCCGGCAAGTACGAGTTCGTCGACGGCACCGAGGCGCAGGCCGACCTCACGGCCCGCGCCATGGAGGACTCGTACCGCCAGGCGTACGACGCCTACCAGGAGATGCTCGCCGCCGGAGTCGCCCGTGAGGTGGCCCGGGCCGTCCTGCCCGTCGGACTCTTCTCGTCGATGTACGCCACCTGCAACGCACGCTCGCTGATGCACTTCCTCGGGCTGCGCACCCAGCACGAACTCGCGACCGTCCCGTCCTTCCCGCAGCGCGAGATCGAGATGGTCGGCGAGCAGATGGAGGAGCACTGGGCGCGTCTCATGCCCCTCACTCATGCCGCCTTCAACAAAAACGGACGGGTAGCCCCGTAG
- a CDS encoding tetratricopeptide repeat protein, whose protein sequence is MRAKISYLVTAAVLVFYFVLAGSRGVLLIRHGTLITVTFGVAVLILPVIGVWFLWKNTQFVTRANALAAELEAEGGLPVDELVRTPSGRIDRDSADAVFARRREETEDTPDDWRCWFRLAVAYQDARDTPRARKAMQRAIALHANKPVRA, encoded by the coding sequence ATGCGCGCAAAGATCTCGTACCTCGTCACCGCCGCCGTGCTGGTCTTCTACTTCGTCCTGGCCGGCAGCCGGGGTGTGCTCCTCATCCGGCACGGCACCCTGATCACGGTCACCTTCGGGGTGGCGGTGCTCATCCTGCCGGTGATCGGCGTCTGGTTCCTCTGGAAGAACACCCAGTTCGTGACCAGGGCCAACGCGCTCGCCGCGGAGCTGGAGGCCGAGGGCGGACTCCCGGTCGACGAGCTCGTCCGCACCCCGTCGGGCCGTATCGACCGGGACTCCGCCGACGCGGTCTTCGCCCGCCGCCGGGAGGAGACCGAGGACACCCCGGACGACTGGCGCTGCTGGTTCCGGCTGGCCGTCGCCTACCAGGACGCCCGCGACACGCCCAGGGCACGCAAGGCGATGCAGCGCGCCATCGCCCTGCACGCGAACAAGCCGGTACGGGCCTAG
- the dapB gene encoding 4-hydroxy-tetrahydrodipicolinate reductase, with protein sequence MSKLRVAVIGAKGRIGSEAVRAVEAAEDLELVAALGRGDALEALDEAGAQVAVELTNPDSVMDNLEFCVRNGIHAVVGTTGWTDERLTRLTGWLDASPETGVLIAPNFSIGAVLTMKFAQAAAPWFESVEVIELHHPNKIDAPSGTATRTAQLIAAARAEAGLAPQPDATATGLDGARGADVDGVPVHSVRLRGLLAHQEVLLGGEGETFTLRHDSLHHSSFMPGILLGARRVVTTPGLTFGLEHFLDLN encoded by the coding sequence ATGAGCAAGCTGCGTGTGGCCGTCATCGGCGCCAAGGGCCGAATCGGATCGGAAGCGGTACGGGCCGTCGAGGCCGCCGAGGACCTGGAGCTGGTGGCCGCCCTCGGCCGGGGCGACGCGCTGGAGGCCCTTGACGAGGCCGGCGCCCAGGTCGCGGTGGAACTCACCAACCCCGACTCGGTGATGGACAACCTGGAGTTCTGCGTACGCAACGGCATCCACGCCGTCGTCGGCACCACCGGCTGGACCGACGAGCGCCTCACGCGGCTCACCGGCTGGCTGGACGCGTCCCCGGAGACCGGTGTGCTCATCGCACCGAACTTCTCCATCGGCGCCGTCCTCACCATGAAGTTCGCGCAGGCCGCAGCCCCTTGGTTCGAGTCGGTGGAGGTCATCGAACTCCACCACCCGAACAAGATCGACGCACCCTCCGGCACCGCGACCCGGACGGCTCAGCTCATCGCCGCAGCCCGCGCCGAGGCCGGGCTCGCGCCCCAGCCCGACGCCACCGCGACCGGACTGGACGGCGCCCGGGGCGCCGACGTGGACGGCGTGCCGGTGCACTCCGTACGGCTGCGCGGACTCCTCGCGCACCAGGAGGTACTGCTCGGCGGTGAGGGCGAGACCTTCACCCTGCGCCACGACTCCCTGCACCACAGCAGCTTCATGCCCGGCATCCTGCTGGGAGCCCGCCGCGTGGTCACCACTCCCGGCCTCACCTTCGGGCTGGAACACTTCCTCGATCTGAACTGA